From Cronobacter turicensis z3032, the proteins below share one genomic window:
- the hemH gene encoding Ferrochelatase encodes MQSVKSGVLLVNLGTPQAPTSAAVKRYLKQFLSDRRVVDVPRVIWWPLLRGVILPLRSPRVAKLYKSVWMEEGSPLMVYSRRQEKALSAALGDVPVALGMSYGQPSLDSAVQKLLDQHVDHIIVLALYPQYSCSTVAAVWDELARITTRYRKLPSMTLIRDYACEPAYISALAQSVQRSFEKHGEPDLLLLSYHGIPQRYANEGDDYPQRCRDTTRELVSALGIAPEKVMMTFQSRFGREPWLTPYTDETMKMLGEKGVKHIQVMCPGFSSDCLETLEEIAEQNREIFIEAGGEKFEYIPALNDDPAHIAMMKELVDRYR; translated from the coding sequence ATGCAGTCAGTAAAAAGCGGCGTTTTATTAGTCAATCTCGGCACCCCGCAGGCGCCAACGTCAGCTGCCGTAAAACGTTATTTAAAACAGTTTTTGAGCGACCGGCGCGTCGTGGACGTACCGCGCGTGATCTGGTGGCCGTTGCTGCGCGGCGTCATTCTGCCGCTGCGTTCGCCGCGCGTGGCGAAACTCTATAAGTCCGTCTGGATGGAAGAGGGCTCGCCGCTGATGGTCTACAGCCGTCGCCAGGAAAAAGCGCTGAGCGCGGCGCTCGGCGATGTACCGGTGGCGCTCGGTATGAGCTACGGCCAGCCGTCGCTCGACAGCGCCGTGCAAAAGCTGCTCGACCAACATGTCGATCACATCATCGTGCTCGCGCTCTATCCGCAATACTCCTGCTCCACCGTGGCGGCGGTATGGGACGAGCTGGCGCGGATTACCACCCGGTATCGCAAGCTGCCGTCCATGACGCTTATCCGCGATTACGCCTGCGAACCGGCTTACATCAGCGCGCTGGCGCAGTCTGTGCAGCGCTCGTTTGAGAAACATGGCGAGCCGGATCTGCTGCTGCTCTCTTACCACGGCATTCCGCAGCGCTACGCCAATGAAGGCGACGACTACCCGCAGCGCTGCCGCGACACCACCCGCGAGCTGGTGTCGGCGCTCGGCATCGCGCCGGAAAAAGTGATGATGACTTTCCAGTCGCGCTTTGGCCGCGAGCCGTGGCTGACGCCGTATACCGACGAAACCATGAAGATGCTTGGCGAGAAAGGCGTGAAGCATATCCAGGTGATGTGTCCGGGCTTCTCGTCAGATTGTCTGGAAACGCTGGAAGAGATTGCTGAGCAGAACCGCGAGATTTTCATTGAGGCAGGCGGTGAGAAGTTTGAATACATTCCGGCACTTAATGACGATCCGGCGCATATCGCGATGATGAAGGAACTGGTCGACCGTTACCGCTGA